A single Amphiprion ocellaris isolate individual 3 ecotype Okinawa chromosome 15, ASM2253959v1, whole genome shotgun sequence DNA region contains:
- the c15h6orf136 gene encoding uncharacterized protein C6orf136 homolog: MAVSRGGVAFWVGCVCSYSRKQRMQKLSWSLSKVVNWQWTGQMHPLSSATWALAPPNSLRYQNIKQPVLSYPLHHANWPQRQDYYEEDCEESISVCVLVRQGESKGLHTLLDIPLFGHNKPGELLAPGTRKSSDFSFPLTMVDGSREDDISIDDFKRRSINTVNGEHSCFRSLFEAEGCPAPFMYGSRFYCFHCPDAQLITGSALKSCQDGGLDRKPVEVPLLPSVSLCSQADRAEREHTEGESEGEEKLAMMYERLRIQLPNFFMTNHDYTMYSNDVEFINGIINVKISGRMLYQLTLSLWRLLCLCYYAEARLDVLKLTKHMEDGTIKARWRIKGLPFYSLLLRFYRKDKSHLYRTYDALSTFYIGKDGLIHCHKVEKVMPAQPPVLPRVTSFLTGALVALGVQEHRPALNLLPLLLSSLRQSRS; the protein is encoded by the exons ATGGCTGTGAGCAGAGGTGGCGTGGCCTTCTGGGTGGGTTGTGTCTGCAGCTACAGCAGAAAGCAGCgtatgcaaaaactgagctggAGTCTCAGTAAG GTGGTCAACTGGCAATGGACCGGTCAAATGCACCCCCTGAGCAGTGCAACATGGGCTCTGGCACCCCCCAACAGCCTGAGATATCAGAACATTAAGCAGCCGGTGCTGTCCTACCCGTTGCACCATGCCAACTGGCCTCAGAGACAAGATTACTATGAAGAGGACTGTGAGGAatctatcagtgtgtgtgtactggTACGACAGGGCGAGTCAAAAGGCCTCCACACCCTGCTGGACATCCCTCTCTTCGGTCACAATAAACCAGGAGAGCTCCTTGCTCCAGGGACTCGCAAGTCTTCTGATTTCTCCTTTCCACTGACAATGGTGGACGGCAGTAGAGAGGATGACATCAGCATTGACGACTTCAAGAGGAGGAGCATTAACACTGTAAATGGAGAGCACAGCTGCTTCAGAAGCCTGTTTGAAGCGGAGGGTTGTCCTGCACCATTTATGTATGGCTCtaggttttattgttttcattgccCAGACGCACAGCTCATTACTGGAAGTGCTCTAAAATCCTGCCAAGATGGTGGACTTGACAGAAAACCTGTGGAGGTGCCTCTGCTGccctctgtttctctgtgtagccaagcagacagagcagagagggagCATACTGAAGGAGAGAGTGAAGGAGAAGAGAAACTGGCTATGATGTATGAAAGACTGAGGATACAG CTTCCAAATTTCTTTATGACAAACCATGACTACACCATGTACTCAAATGATGTGGAATTCATCAACGGCATCATAAATGTCAAGATCAG TGGCCGTATGTTGTACCAGCTCACCCTTTCCCTGTGGCGCCTCCTGTGTCTGTGTTACTACGCGGAGGCTCGGCTAGATGTACTGAAGCTTACCAAGCACATGGAGGATGGAACCATTAAGGCCCGCTGGAGGATCAAAGGCCTTCCCTTCTACTCTCTGCTGCTGCGCTTCTATCGCAAAGACAAATCTCACCTGTACAG GACATATGATGCGCTCTCTACTTTTTACATAGGAAAGGATGGACTCATTCATTGTCACAAAGTTGAAAAG GTGATGCCGGCACAGCCCCCTGTCCTGCCCAGAGTAACTTCCTTCCTGACAGGGGCTCTGGTGGCACTGGGGGTGCAGGAACATCGACCTGCACTCAACCTGTTGCCCCTACTCCTGTCCTCACTGCGACAGAGCAGAAGCTGA
- the LOC118469206 gene encoding mucin-2-like, with amino-acid sequence MVHLRWLLTHTLCLVIISEKFSYASGDSSETAFYVPVEITNRIFTPALLHPGNSEYQTMYKEVSDLFNSLYNCSNSGCSTASFYEGVVSMTFRSGSVIANATLLFNTTSINEMVVYYLFMKNIDNYTPPILQLNLDYTTYDNVLPAHGLTTTTSTTTTTTTSTTTTTASTTTPLPTTTTTTSIATTLPSTTTAPTTTTTRAHTTVNTTTPAATTTTSTTLSSTTTTPTTTTTRAHTTVNTTTPAATTTTSTTLSSTTTTPPTTTTRAHTKISITTPTTTSTTLPSTTTPTTTTTAHTAITTTTPTTTTSTTTTLPSTITTPTTTTTRAHTTKSTTTPTTTTTTSTTTTLPSTTTTPTTNPTRTLAIPTTTTPLPTATKTESTTLHITTPITHTTNITTFTPTAKKTRTATTATKLITTITTAPATTAAPISPALTSTTAITTATVKNSTTATSSRTNTSADYTVLVSTTMKTPGNHGDNYTTGRRENPAHDPMNFTTAVSPHDKHTDPQDVSSGKPYEPPTSGGGSGYVSSDWVPGWGIALLVLSATILLLLIIILILMLVQWCYRKRENDDMDNSEDPYYLEEKQPPPQEHLPEYSLQTPVTQKPESIPVIKDTPKKNRTGFYSVNP; translated from the exons ATGGTGCACCTGAGATGGCTGTTGACCCATACTCTATGTTTAGTGATTATTTCAg AGAAATTCAGTTATGCTTCTGGGGATTCTTCCGAGACAGCTTTCTATGTGCCAGTGGAAATCACCAATAGAATCTTCACccctgcgctgctccaccctGGAAACTCTGAATATCAGACCATGTACAAAGAAGTCAGCGACTTG TTTAACAGTCTCTACAACTGCTCAAACTCTGGATGTTCAACAGCCTCCTTCTACGAAGGTGTTGTGTCAATGACGTTCAG GTCTGGATCTGTAATTGCAAATGCAACTCTACTCTTCAACACTACCAGTATCAACGAAATGGTtgtctattatttatttatgaaaaataTCGACAACTATACACCCCCGATTCTCCAACTTAATTTGGACTATACAACTT aTGACAATGTATTGCCAGCCCACGGGCTTACGACTACAACATCCACCACAACCACTACTACAACATCCACAACCACTACTACAGCATCTACAACCACACCACTACCTACTACAACCACAACAACCTCTATTGCAACTACATTACCTTCAACAACAACAGCTCCTACTACAACAACCACAAGAGCTCATACTACAGTAAATACCACAACACCAGCTGCAACAACTACAACATCAACTACATTATCTTCAACAACTACAACTCCTACTACAACAACCACAAGAGCTCATACTACAGTAAATACCACAACACCAGCTGCAACAACTACAACATCAACTACATTATCTTCAACAACTACAACTCctcccacaacaaccacaagagCTCATACTAAAATAAGTATCACAACACCAACTACAACATCAACTACATTACCTTCAACAACTACTCCTACTACAACCACAACAGCTCATACTGCAATAACTACCACAACACCAACTACAACAACCTCTACTACAACTACATTACCTTCAACAATAACAACTCCTACTACAACAACCACAAGAGCTCATACTACAAAAAGTACCACAACACCAACTACAACAACCACAACCTCTACTACAACTACGTTACCTTCAACAACTACAACGCCTACTACAAATCCTACTAGAACATTAGCAATACCTACAACTACAACACCACTACCTACTGCAACTAAAACTGAAAGTACCACATTACACATAACTACACCGATAACACATACCACAAATATCacaacattcacacctacagccaaAAAAACCAGAACAGCTACCACAGCTACAAAACTTATAACTACAATAACCACAGCACCTGCAACTACCGCAGCACCCATAAGTCCAGCACTCACATCTACTACTGCTATTACTACTGCTACAGTCAAAAATTCTACAACAGCAACTTCAAGCAGAACAAACACCTCTGCTGATTACACCGTATTGGTGTCAACCACCATGAAAACTCCTGGAAACCATGGTGACAATTACACAACAGGCAGGAGAGAAAATCCGGCACATGACCCAATGAATTTCACTACAGCTGTGAGTCcacatgacaaacacacagatccTCAGGATGTTTCCAGTGGAAAGCCCTATGAACCCCCAACATCAGGTGGCGGCAGTGGTTATGTGAGCAGTGACTGGGTACCTGGATGGGGTATTGCCCTCTTAGTATTATCCGCTACCATCTTGTTGCTACTCATAATCATCCTTATCTTAATG TTGGTTCAATGGTGTTAtaggaaaagagaaaatgatgacATGGACAATTCTGAGGATCCATATTACCTTGAGGAAAAGCAACCACCTCCTCAGGAACATCTTCCAGAGTACTCACTTCAGACCCCAGTTACACAGAAACCAGAGTCAATCCCTGTCATTAAA GACACGCCCAAGAAGAACCGGACAGGTTTCTACTCAGTGAATCCTTGA